One segment of Anaeromicrobium sediminis DNA contains the following:
- a CDS encoding chromate transporter, with protein MILKIINIFLTFVKIGAFSFGGGLAMLTFIQKEIVYKNAWLTEEQFVDIVAIAQMTPGPIAINSATFCGYKIAGVWGALAGSVGVTIVSFTIITFSAKFIIKNKDKPSMKAIFLGLRPAVLGLIISAAITVGKTAIVDVKGVLIFFLILFLVLKVKIHPIMGIVLSAGMGLLLY; from the coding sequence ATGATACTAAAGATAATTAATATATTCTTAACCTTTGTTAAGATAGGAGCATTTAGCTTTGGTGGAGGATTAGCCATGCTAACTTTCATACAAAAGGAAATAGTATATAAAAATGCATGGCTAACGGAGGAACAATTTGTAGATATAGTGGCAATTGCTCAAATGACACCAGGTCCTATTGCCATAAATAGTGCCACCTTTTGTGGATATAAAATTGCTGGTGTATGGGGAGCTTTAGCAGGAAGTGTAGGTGTTACTATTGTGTCTTTTACAATCATAACATTTTCAGCAAAATTTATTATAAAGAATAAGGACAAGCCATCTATGAAGGCCATATTTTTAGGACTTAGGCCTGCTGTGTTAGGTTTAATCATAAGTGCAGCTATTACAGTGGGAAAAACGGCCATTGTAGATGTGAAGGGAGTACTTATCTTTTTTCTAATATTATTTTTAGTACTGAAAGTAAAAATACATCCTATTATGGGGATTGTTTTATCGGCAGGTATGGGATTATTACTTTATTAA